A section of the Falco biarmicus isolate bFalBia1 chromosome 3, bFalBia1.pri, whole genome shotgun sequence genome encodes:
- the TDP2 gene encoding tyrosyl-DNA phosphodiesterase 2 isoform X2 — translation MEAAGEKREGGEAARCLQAGKPLPEEEEEKEEEVLHLAKRRKVLCSEFAAITSSDAAVARSFLAGSGWHMERALNAYFEPPLEEKEEEEGAAGGGGVNCIDLTADAATTSNAGVNSADSRQQEDDSSFSLITWNIDGLDLGSLKERAGGICSYLALYSPDVVFLQEVILPQLSLLQVRAGSYAIIPGAVDGYFTAIMLKKSRVKLLKQEIIPFPTTAMMRNLLVVHVSISGNELCLMTSHLESTKNHSKERMKQLQIVLDKMQKESESTTVIFGGDTNLRDNEVTKLGGLPNNILDIWEFLGKPQHCRYTWDTHSNTNLRAEYKCKMRFDRVYIRPAVEGGHIIPRSMDLIGLEKLECGRFASDHWGLLCNFDVVL, via the exons ATGGAGGCGGCGGGGGAAAAGCGGGAGGGGGGCGAGGCGGCCCGTTGCCTGCAGGCGGGGAAGCCTCTcccggaggaggaggaggagaaagaggaggaggtgtTACACCTGGCCAAGCGGAGGAAGGTGCTGTGCTCCGAGTTCGCCGCCATCACCAGTAGCGACGCGGCGGTGGCGCGCAGCTTCTTGGCCGGCAGCGGTTGGCACATGGAG AGGGCGCTGAACGCCTATTTCGAGCCGCcgctggaggagaaggaggaggaggagggggcggccggcggggggggcgtTAACTG TATTGACCTCACAGCAGATGCAGCTACTACTAGTAATGCTGGTGTCAATAGCGCAGACTCAAGGCAACAAGAAGATGACAGCAGCTTCTCCCTGATAACTTGGAACATTGATGGGTTGGATCTGGGAAGTCTGAAAGAACGAGCTGGAGGAATTTGTTCTTACCTGGCATT ATACAGTCCAGATGTGGTGTTTTTACAAGAGGTCATCCTGCCACAACTCTCTCTTCTACAGGTGAGAGCAGGCAGCTACGCTATTATTCCAG GTGCCGTAGATGGCTATTTCACTGCCATAATGTTGAAGAAATCAAGAGTGAAGCTACTGAAACAGGAGATAATACCTTTTCCAACAACCGCCATGATGAGGAACCTTTTGGTTGTGCAT GTGAGCATATCTGGTAATGAACTTTGCCTTATGACCTCTCATCTGGAGAGTACTAAAAATCACTCTAAGGAGCGTATGAAACAACTGCAAATAGTGTTAGACAAAATGCAGAAGGAGTCTGAGTCCACCACTGTTATATTTGGAGGGGATACAAACCTCAGGGACAACGAG GTTACTAAACTAGGTGGCTTACCTAACAACATTCTGGATATCTGGGAATTTTTGGGTAAACCTCAACACTGCCGCTATACTTGGGACACCCACTCCAATACCAACCTGCGTGCAGAGTACAAGTGCAAGATGAGATTTGACCGTGTTTACATTCGGCCTGCAGTGGAAGGGGGACATATTATTCCACGAAGCATGGACTTAATCGGGTTGGAAAAACTAGAATGTGGCAGATTCGCTAGTGATCACTGGGGTCTTCTGTGTAATTTTGATGTGGtactataa
- the TDP2 gene encoding tyrosyl-DNA phosphodiesterase 2 isoform X1, producing the protein MYFMASFRLSTVNPILPAPPTAATPRPGTATPAGGARPAFRPQELWRRRGKSGRGARRPVACRRGSLSRRRRRRKRRRCYTWPSGGRCCAPSSPPSPVATRRWRAASWPAAVGTWSIDLTADAATTSNAGVNSADSRQQEDDSSFSLITWNIDGLDLGSLKERAGGICSYLALYSPDVVFLQEVILPQLSLLQVRAGSYAIIPGAVDGYFTAIMLKKSRVKLLKQEIIPFPTTAMMRNLLVVHVSISGNELCLMTSHLESTKNHSKERMKQLQIVLDKMQKESESTTVIFGGDTNLRDNEVTKLGGLPNNILDIWEFLGKPQHCRYTWDTHSNTNLRAEYKCKMRFDRVYIRPAVEGGHIIPRSMDLIGLEKLECGRFASDHWGLLCNFDVVL; encoded by the exons ATGTACTTCATGGCCTCCTTCAGACTCTCCACCGTGAACCCCATCTTGCCCGCTCCGCCGACGGCCGCCACTCCGCGCCCCGGAACGGCAACCCCGGCGGGCGGGGCTCGGCCCGCCTTCCGCCCGCAGGAGCTATGGAGGCGGCGGGGGAAAAGCGGGAGGGGGGCGAGGCGGCCCGTTGCCTGCAGGCGGGGAAGCCTCTcccggaggaggaggaggagaaagaggaggaggtgtTACACCTGGCCAAGCGGAGGAAGGTGCTGTGCTCCGAGTTCGCCGCCATCACCAGTAGCGACGCGGCGGTGGCGCGCAGCTTCTTGGCCGGCAGCGGTTGGCACATGGAG TATTGACCTCACAGCAGATGCAGCTACTACTAGTAATGCTGGTGTCAATAGCGCAGACTCAAGGCAACAAGAAGATGACAGCAGCTTCTCCCTGATAACTTGGAACATTGATGGGTTGGATCTGGGAAGTCTGAAAGAACGAGCTGGAGGAATTTGTTCTTACCTGGCATT ATACAGTCCAGATGTGGTGTTTTTACAAGAGGTCATCCTGCCACAACTCTCTCTTCTACAGGTGAGAGCAGGCAGCTACGCTATTATTCCAG GTGCCGTAGATGGCTATTTCACTGCCATAATGTTGAAGAAATCAAGAGTGAAGCTACTGAAACAGGAGATAATACCTTTTCCAACAACCGCCATGATGAGGAACCTTTTGGTTGTGCAT GTGAGCATATCTGGTAATGAACTTTGCCTTATGACCTCTCATCTGGAGAGTACTAAAAATCACTCTAAGGAGCGTATGAAACAACTGCAAATAGTGTTAGACAAAATGCAGAAGGAGTCTGAGTCCACCACTGTTATATTTGGAGGGGATACAAACCTCAGGGACAACGAG GTTACTAAACTAGGTGGCTTACCTAACAACATTCTGGATATCTGGGAATTTTTGGGTAAACCTCAACACTGCCGCTATACTTGGGACACCCACTCCAATACCAACCTGCGTGCAGAGTACAAGTGCAAGATGAGATTTGACCGTGTTTACATTCGGCCTGCAGTGGAAGGGGGACATATTATTCCACGAAGCATGGACTTAATCGGGTTGGAAAAACTAGAATGTGGCAGATTCGCTAGTGATCACTGGGGTCTTCTGTGTAATTTTGATGTGGtactataa